In Tepidanaerobacter syntrophicus, the following are encoded in one genomic region:
- the fliG gene encoding flagellar motor switch protein FliG produces the protein MAQHTKLTGKQKAAILIVSLGPEIAANIYRFLSEEDIEQLTLEIANMRKISQEEKNEVMDEFYQMLLAQNFITEGGIDYARQVLEKALGTQKALEIINRLTSSLQVRPFDFVRKADPSQLMNFLQNENSQTIALILTYLEPEQAASFLSSLPPEKQVDIAKRVATMDRTSPDIIMEVERVLERQFASVVTEDYTNVGGVQAVVNILNNVDRGTEKNIIEALEAENPDLAEEIRRRMFVFEDILTLDNRSIQRTLREVDTRDLTLALKGASDEVKKRIFENMSKRQVEMVSEDMEFMGPVRLRDVEEAQQKIVNIIRKLEDAGEIVISRGGGDEIIV, from the coding sequence GTGGCGCAACATACAAAATTAACAGGAAAGCAAAAAGCTGCTATATTAATAGTTTCTCTAGGGCCGGAAATAGCCGCAAATATTTACCGCTTTTTAAGCGAGGAAGACATAGAGCAACTGACTTTAGAAATAGCTAATATGAGGAAAATAAGTCAGGAAGAAAAAAATGAAGTGATGGACGAGTTTTACCAAATGCTGCTTGCCCAAAATTTCATAACTGAGGGCGGCATAGATTATGCGCGCCAGGTATTGGAAAAGGCTTTGGGCACTCAAAAAGCTTTGGAAATTATCAATAGGCTTACCTCATCACTTCAAGTAAGACCTTTTGATTTCGTAAGAAAAGCCGATCCTTCTCAATTAATGAACTTTTTGCAAAATGAAAATTCACAAACAATAGCATTAATACTTACATACTTAGAGCCTGAACAGGCGGCATCTTTTCTTTCTTCCCTGCCACCTGAAAAGCAGGTTGATATAGCAAAAAGGGTAGCTACTATGGACAGAACATCTCCTGATATAATTATGGAAGTAGAGCGAGTCTTAGAAAGACAGTTTGCATCTGTAGTAACAGAAGATTATACAAATGTAGGCGGAGTTCAGGCTGTAGTTAATATTTTAAACAATGTAGACAGGGGAACCGAAAAAAATATCATCGAGGCTTTAGAAGCAGAGAATCCCGACCTAGCAGAAGAAATAAGGCGAAGGATGTTCGTGTTTGAAGATATACTTACATTGGACAATAGGTCAATTCAGCGCACATTGCGCGAAGTTGATACTCGTGATTTGACATTGGCGCTAAAAGGAGCAAGTGATGAGGTTAAAAAGAGGATTTTTGAAAATATGTCAAAGCGTCAGGTAGAGATGGTAAGCGAAGATATGGAATTTATGGGGCCTGTTAGATTGCGAGATGTAGAAGAAGCCCAGCAAAAAATAGTAAATATAATAAGAAAATTGGAAGATGCGGGCGAAATTGTAATTTCACGCGGCGGAGGTGACGAGATCATTGTCTAA
- the fliF gene encoding flagellar basal-body MS-ring/collar protein FliF, which yields MNFLQKIRQQVTEFWQSRNRAQKIRIVVSIAAVIILVSIMLYIINQPKYVPLYTNLDIKDAGEIAKKLDDLNIPYKIADGGKSILVTPEQKYKTMLTLAQEGLPKSSSSGFDELFNTTQLGTTDWERQVRYNQALQGELAKAIEMMESVESAKVYIVQQEKSLFIETDSGYEPSAAVFLQLKPSAQPTKEEILGIINLVTHSVKNMKSENVVVVDQYGRTLSTGVTSKDEGDDSGLLNDRLAIQDNFQNQLQANVQSLLEQVFGPGNVAVRVNAKLNFDKKIVQNKLFSPVSQDTGEGIVRSIQELKEHFTGTGNASGGTPGVDANVPGYAQAQTGQSEQQKSETVKNFEINETNENLTVAPGAVDKLTVSVIINKELTNAERDAITQVVGNAIGYDPQRDQISVESMEFNNDLMKSLTDEMTRQQSAAQRARNIKIAGIILLILAAAIGARTFFARRKAKSEEEEISKAMLEIQQAASAKAQGEGTAEIIEEQENTVYSQIEKLARHKPEDVAKVLKSWLKED from the coding sequence ATGAATTTTTTACAAAAAATCAGGCAGCAAGTTACTGAATTTTGGCAAAGTAGAAATAGGGCACAGAAGATAAGGATAGTAGTTTCTATTGCAGCCGTTATTATACTTGTAAGTATAATGCTGTACATAATAAATCAACCTAAATATGTTCCACTTTATACTAATCTTGATATAAAAGATGCGGGAGAAATAGCCAAAAAGCTTGACGACTTAAATATACCCTATAAAATCGCAGACGGCGGGAAGAGTATTTTAGTTACTCCTGAGCAAAAATATAAAACCATGCTCACACTTGCTCAAGAAGGACTGCCAAAAAGCAGTTCATCAGGATTCGACGAACTGTTTAACACTACACAGTTAGGTACTACAGATTGGGAAAGGCAAGTAAGATACAATCAGGCGCTGCAAGGAGAGCTTGCAAAAGCCATTGAAATGATGGAATCAGTCGAATCTGCAAAAGTGTACATAGTCCAGCAAGAAAAATCACTTTTTATCGAAACTGATTCTGGTTATGAGCCGTCAGCAGCAGTATTTCTCCAGCTAAAACCGAGTGCACAACCTACAAAAGAGGAGATACTTGGTATCATAAATCTTGTCACACATTCTGTAAAAAATATGAAGAGTGAAAACGTAGTTGTAGTAGATCAATACGGAAGAACTCTTTCTACCGGGGTAACATCTAAAGACGAAGGCGATGACAGCGGCCTTTTAAACGATCGACTCGCCATTCAAGATAATTTTCAAAATCAACTTCAAGCCAATGTTCAATCGCTCTTGGAACAGGTTTTCGGTCCCGGCAATGTAGCAGTTCGAGTAAACGCGAAATTGAATTTTGATAAGAAAATTGTACAAAACAAGTTGTTTAGTCCTGTCAGCCAAGACACAGGCGAAGGCATAGTAAGGAGCATCCAAGAGCTAAAAGAGCATTTTACAGGCACTGGAAACGCAAGCGGCGGAACTCCCGGCGTGGATGCAAATGTTCCCGGGTACGCTCAGGCACAAACAGGACAATCTGAACAACAAAAATCAGAAACTGTAAAAAACTTTGAGATAAATGAAACTAATGAGAATCTGACAGTTGCTCCTGGTGCTGTGGATAAATTGACTGTCTCTGTTATCATAAATAAAGAATTGACTAATGCAGAAAGAGATGCTATTACTCAAGTGGTTGGTAATGCCATAGGGTATGATCCGCAAAGAGATCAGATTTCTGTAGAATCTATGGAATTTAATAATGATTTAATGAAATCTCTTACTGACGAAATGACTCGACAACAAAGTGCGGCCCAGCGAGCAAGAAATATAAAAATTGCCGGAATTATACTCCTGATTTTAGCTGCAGCAATAGGGGCAAGAACATTTTTTGCAAGACGAAAGGCCAAATCTGAAGAAGAGGAAATTTCCAAAGCTATGCTAGAGATACAACAAGCAGCTTCCGCAAAAGCTCAAGGAGAAGGAACTGCGGAAATAATAGAGGAACAAGAAAACACTGTCTACAGCCAAATTGAAAAATTAGCCCGCCATAAGCCGGAAGATGTAGCCAAAGTTTTAAAGAGTTGGCTGAAAGAAGATTAG
- the fliE gene encoding flagellar hook-basal body complex protein FliE: protein MEISNDNIVKDLGINNFGAFKTRENKSFGEILGSMLESANTYQKQYESLVTQQISGDDVDVHDVAIAGEKAKISLELVLQIRNKALDAYQEIMRMQV, encoded by the coding sequence ATGGAAATCAGTAATGATAATATAGTAAAAGATTTGGGTATTAACAACTTTGGGGCATTTAAAACACGGGAAAATAAATCGTTCGGCGAAATATTAGGCAGCATGCTAGAATCTGCAAATACATATCAGAAACAATACGAATCATTAGTAACACAGCAGATTTCAGGCGACGATGTGGACGTGCACGATGTTGCTATTGCCGGCGAAAAAGCCAAAATTTCACTAGAACTTGTTCTACAGATACGGAACAAGGCCCTAGATGCGTACCAAGAAATAATGAGGATGCAGGTATAA
- the flgC gene encoding flagellar basal body rod protein FlgC has translation MGFFNSLDISASGLTAQRLRLDVISNNIANVNTTRTEDGNPFQRERVVFQERKTNTSSEYGSREKPAGVKVVAIEKDTSPLKLVYDPTHPDADERGYVSLPNINIVTEMVDMISATRSYEANATAINSAKDMLNKALEISKI, from the coding sequence GTGGGATTTTTCAATTCCTTAGACATAAGCGCTTCCGGTCTCACCGCACAAAGGCTTAGATTAGATGTTATTTCAAATAATATAGCAAATGTAAACACTACAAGAACAGAAGATGGAAATCCGTTTCAAAGAGAGAGAGTTGTCTTTCAAGAACGAAAAACAAACACATCTTCAGAATACGGAAGCCGAGAAAAACCAGCCGGCGTTAAGGTGGTTGCGATTGAAAAAGATACCTCTCCGCTTAAGTTAGTTTATGATCCCACACACCCGGATGCGGATGAAAGAGGATATGTAAGTCTTCCTAATATTAATATTGTAACAGAAATGGTAGATATGATATCCGCAACAAGAAGTTATGAGGCAAATGCTACAGCTATAAATTCCGCAAAAGACATGCTGAACAAAGCTCTTGAAATTAGTAAGATATAA
- the flgB gene encoding flagellar basal body rod protein FlgB gives MTGLFDNIELMGKLLDVKAKRHELISNNLANVDTPGYKRSDIAFEEILKSKLDQKILPLSITNDKHINLVSKAEEIEPQIYKQQDYAIRNDENNVDVDREMIELLKNNLSYDIISEQLQTSLKLLQTAINEGRK, from the coding sequence TTGACCGGTTTGTTTGACAATATAGAATTAATGGGGAAATTGCTTGATGTAAAGGCAAAAAGACATGAGCTTATTTCTAATAATTTGGCTAACGTTGACACGCCCGGCTATAAACGATCAGATATAGCATTTGAAGAAATTTTAAAGAGCAAATTGGACCAAAAAATTCTTCCGCTTTCCATAACAAATGACAAACACATAAATTTAGTGTCAAAAGCTGAGGAAATAGAACCCCAAATATATAAACAGCAAGATTATGCTATAAGAAATGATGAAAATAATGTGGATGTTGATAGGGAAATGATTGAACTTTTAAAGAACAATCTTTCTTATGATATTATCTCGGAACAATTACAAACGAGCTTAAAACTTCTTCAGACTGCAATTAATGAAGGGAGGAAATAA
- the codY gene encoding GTP-sensing pleiotropic transcriptional regulator CodY, with protein sequence MSESLLEKTRRINKLLQRSAGYPVDFNDVCKTLGEVLSSNAYVVSRKGKILGYYLLENYECDPMEEQILEEKMFPKDYNDKLLDISETKPNITKDSPEGIFLGEKTKANAEKFMTIVPINGGGERLGTLVLSRFKKEFTEEDLVLAEYSATVVGMEILRSKSDEIEEEARKKAVVQLAIGTLSFSELEAVEHIFEELDGTEGLLVASKIADRVGITRSVIVNALRKLESAGVIESRSLGMKGTYIKILNDKLLEELKKVRG encoded by the coding sequence ATGAGTGAAAGTTTATTAGAAAAAACAAGGAGAATTAACAAGCTTTTGCAGAGGTCTGCAGGATATCCGGTGGATTTTAACGATGTCTGCAAAACACTGGGAGAGGTTTTATCATCAAATGCATATGTAGTAAGCCGCAAAGGTAAAATTTTAGGATATTATTTACTGGAAAACTATGAATGCGATCCTATGGAAGAGCAGATTTTAGAAGAAAAAATGTTCCCGAAAGATTACAATGATAAACTGCTTGATATCAGCGAAACTAAACCTAATATCACCAAGGATTCACCCGAAGGTATCTTTTTAGGAGAAAAAACAAAGGCAAATGCCGAAAAATTTATGACGATAGTGCCTATAAATGGCGGCGGTGAAAGACTTGGAACTTTAGTGCTATCCAGATTCAAAAAAGAGTTTACAGAAGAAGATTTAGTGCTTGCAGAGTATAGCGCGACTGTGGTAGGAATGGAAATTTTAAGATCTAAAAGCGATGAAATTGAAGAAGAGGCCAGGAAGAAAGCAGTGGTTCAACTAGCTATTGGTACTTTGTCTTTCTCAGAACTAGAGGCTGTTGAACATATTTTTGAAGAATTAGACGGCACTGAAGGACTCTTAGTTGCAAGCAAAATTGCCGATAGAGTTGGAATTACCAGATCGGTAATTGTAAATGCCTTAAGAAAATTGGAAAGTGCAGGCGTTATAGAATCACGCTCTTTAGGCATGAAAGGCACATATATAAAAATACTTAATGATAAACTGTTGGAAGAATTAAAAAAAGTAAGAGGATAA
- the hslU gene encoding ATP-dependent protease ATPase subunit HslU — translation MEENLTPKKIVEELDKYIIGQDEAKKSVAIALRNRYRRQKLSDEMREEVIPKNILMIGPTGVGKTEIARRLAKLVNAPFIKVEATKFTEVGYVGRDVDSMIRDLVETSIRMVKSEKMEAVKDKATELANKRIAEILSPMPRQRSSANPFETLFGAGRQDHTESGEFYTAETSTAVEKQKEILKKLADGSLDKELIEIETEDNLPSMFEIFSGSGMEEIGINFKDMFEGFLPKRKKKTTVTIENARRILTQEEAQKLIDMDEVINESIKKAEESGIIFIDEIDKIAGKESYGPDVSREGVQRDILPIIEGSTVVTKYGPIKTDHILFIAAGAFHVSKPSDLIPELQGRFPIRVELESLNETDLKRILTEPKNSLIKQYTALLATEGVNISFSEDAIDEIVKVAVAVNQETEDIGARRLHTVMEKLLEDISFEAPDLSQKEVIIDKEYVNSKLKGVIEDKDLSMYIL, via the coding sequence ATGGAAGAAAATTTAACTCCAAAGAAGATTGTTGAAGAACTTGATAAATATATTATCGGTCAAGATGAAGCAAAAAAATCTGTTGCAATAGCACTCAGAAACAGATATAGACGTCAAAAGCTTTCTGATGAGATGAGAGAAGAAGTCATACCAAAAAATATTTTAATGATTGGTCCTACAGGCGTTGGAAAAACTGAAATAGCACGGCGCCTTGCAAAACTTGTGAATGCACCTTTTATAAAAGTCGAGGCTACCAAGTTTACAGAAGTAGGTTATGTAGGGCGAGACGTAGATTCGATGATACGGGATTTAGTTGAAACCTCCATTAGAATGGTAAAAAGCGAAAAAATGGAGGCTGTGAAAGACAAAGCGACAGAACTTGCTAATAAACGAATTGCAGAGATACTTTCTCCTATGCCAAGACAAAGGTCTTCCGCAAATCCCTTTGAGACGCTTTTTGGAGCAGGAAGGCAGGACCATACTGAAAGCGGAGAGTTTTATACAGCAGAAACAAGTACTGCGGTAGAAAAACAGAAAGAAATCCTGAAAAAGCTGGCTGATGGCAGCTTGGATAAGGAATTAATTGAGATTGAGACTGAAGATAATTTACCGTCGATGTTTGAGATATTTTCTGGTTCAGGCATGGAAGAGATAGGGATTAATTTTAAAGATATGTTTGAAGGCTTTTTACCGAAACGCAAAAAGAAAACTACTGTGACAATAGAAAATGCAAGGAGAATCCTGACTCAAGAAGAAGCCCAAAAATTAATTGATATGGATGAAGTGATAAATGAATCAATTAAAAAAGCTGAAGAATCAGGGATAATATTTATAGATGAAATAGATAAAATTGCCGGAAAAGAATCATATGGACCAGATGTTTCCAGGGAAGGCGTTCAGCGAGATATCTTACCAATTATAGAGGGTTCGACTGTTGTTACAAAGTACGGCCCCATAAAAACAGATCATATCCTTTTTATAGCAGCAGGAGCCTTTCATGTATCGAAGCCGTCGGATTTAATTCCTGAGCTTCAAGGGCGTTTTCCGATTCGCGTAGAACTAGAAAGCTTAAACGAAACAGATTTAAAGCGAATTCTGACTGAACCAAAAAATTCCTTGATTAAACAATACACTGCACTTCTTGCTACCGAAGGCGTAAATATAAGTTTTTCAGAAGATGCCATTGATGAAATAGTAAAAGTTGCAGTTGCTGTAAATCAAGAAACTGAGGACATCGGAGCTCGACGACTCCATACTGTTATGGAAAAATTGTTGGAGGACATTTCTTTTGAAGCGCCTGATTTGTCTCAAAAAGAAGTAATAATTGATAAAGAATATGTAAATAGCAAACTAAAGGGAGTCATAGAGGATAAAGATTTAAGCATGTATATTCTATGA
- the hslV gene encoding ATP-dependent protease subunit HslV encodes MFTATTILAMANGTSAAIAGDGQVTFGENTIMKHHAKKVRKLYNDEILAGFAGSVADAITLFEKYEEKLHENHGNLTKAAVELAKEWRKDKMLQKLEALLITADKEHILVISGSGEVIEPDDGIAAIGSGGSYALAAARALKRHSDLSLKQIVEESLKIASEICVYTNNCITVESLE; translated from the coding sequence ATGTTTACAGCAACAACGATACTTGCGATGGCAAACGGAACAAGTGCTGCAATTGCGGGGGACGGGCAGGTCACATTTGGCGAGAATACCATTATGAAACACCATGCAAAGAAAGTAAGGAAGCTTTACAATGATGAAATTTTGGCAGGATTTGCAGGTTCTGTAGCTGATGCGATTACTTTATTTGAAAAATACGAAGAAAAACTTCATGAAAACCATGGAAATCTTACAAAAGCCGCAGTGGAACTTGCAAAAGAATGGCGTAAAGATAAAATGCTGCAAAAATTAGAAGCATTGCTAATTACAGCAGATAAAGAACATATTTTAGTTATTTCAGGCAGCGGTGAGGTTATCGAACCTGATGATGGCATCGCAGCAATAGGCTCCGGCGGATCATATGCCTTAGCAGCTGCAAGGGCTCTCAAACGGCATTCCGATTTATCATTAAAACAAATAGTTGAAGAATCTCTAAAGATAGCGTCTGAAATCTGCGTCTATACCAATAATTGCATTACAGTAGAATCGTTGGAGTGA
- the xerC gene encoding tyrosine recombinase XerC, with protein MDEALIDSFLDYLKATKTQSQNTLRSYAGDLSQFLEYLKQRKLSEPTLLNAKHLDIRGFLAYLRREEVSKRSAARKLSTLRSFYNYLMLQGLVEENVAKAVRSPKMSKKLPLFLYPKEIEALLEAPKDDVLGIRDRAIIELLYATGIRVSELVSIKTEDVNFGSNYIIVFGKGSKERVVFFGKKAEESLERYLKESRPFLLRDISEEYLFLNKNGTSISDRSIRRMIDKYVKQTALNSNISPHTLRHTFATHMLNNGADLKTVQELLGHSSLSTTQIYTHVTKEKLKEVYDKTFPDNEEST; from the coding sequence ATGGATGAGGCACTGATAGACAGCTTTTTAGATTACCTGAAAGCTACCAAAACTCAATCGCAAAATACCCTACGATCCTACGCGGGAGACCTTTCTCAGTTTCTTGAATATTTAAAACAAAGGAAACTGTCTGAACCAACATTACTCAACGCTAAACACCTTGACATAAGAGGCTTTTTGGCATATCTTCGCCGAGAAGAAGTTTCAAAAAGAAGTGCTGCCCGAAAGCTTTCAACGCTTCGAAGCTTTTATAATTATCTAATGCTTCAAGGCTTAGTTGAAGAAAATGTGGCAAAGGCCGTAAGATCACCTAAAATGTCAAAGAAGCTTCCACTGTTTTTATACCCGAAGGAAATTGAAGCGCTTCTTGAGGCTCCAAAGGATGACGTTCTCGGCATCAGAGACAGAGCAATAATAGAGCTCTTATATGCTACCGGTATCCGCGTCAGCGAGCTGGTATCTATAAAAACTGAAGATGTTAATTTTGGTTCAAACTATATTATTGTTTTTGGTAAAGGTTCGAAGGAACGTGTTGTATTTTTTGGAAAAAAAGCCGAGGAGAGCTTAGAAAGATACCTAAAAGAAAGTAGGCCGTTTTTACTAAGAGATATTTCTGAGGAATACCTGTTTTTAAACAAAAACGGCACATCAATCTCGGATAGAAGCATTCGAAGAATGATTGACAAATATGTAAAGCAAACTGCTCTTAACAGCAATATAAGCCCCCATACCCTGCGACATACATTTGCAACACATATGCTTAATAACGGCGCGGACTTAAAAACAGTTCAAGAGTTGTTAGGCCATTCGAGCTTATCTACAACACAGATTTATACTCATGTTACAAAAGAAAAACTTAAGGAGGTATATGATAAAACATTTCCTGATAATGAAGAGAGCACGTGA
- the trmFO gene encoding methylenetetrahydrofolate--tRNA-(uracil(54)-C(5))-methyltransferase (FADH(2)-oxidizing) TrmFO encodes MKRVTIVGGGLAGCEAAWYLAESDIKVDLFEMRPEKTTPAHHTDLLCELVCSNSLRSNEVTNAAGLLKAEMRLLNSLIMKVADMTKVGAGSALAVDRELFAKKITEIIKSHPNIKVHVQEVTEVPCPPSIIATGPLTSDKFSNALGRLLKKEHFYFYDAAAPIVTGESLNWEKAFWGSRYGKGESDYVNLPFTREEYDIFYNELICAQTHPVKEFEKAIFFEGCMPIEVMAKRGYKTLLFGPLKPVGITDPKTGRQPYAVVQLRKENKEGTLFNMVGFQTSLKWNEQKRVFRLIPGMENAEFVRYGFMHRNTFIASPIYLNPTLEFKGEKGLFFAGQITGVEGYIESAASGIIAGINMKRYLEEKELISLPVETVIGALLRYITSSSAENFQPMKANFGILPPLEDFRSKDNKLKKQLLSERALKSLEQFIESKEVFAKKNNKIIYK; translated from the coding sequence ATGAAAAGAGTTACAATTGTAGGCGGAGGGCTTGCCGGATGCGAAGCAGCATGGTATCTGGCTGAAAGTGACATTAAAGTTGACCTTTTTGAAATGCGGCCGGAGAAAACAACACCGGCCCATCATACTGATTTACTATGTGAATTGGTATGCAGCAATTCACTAAGATCCAATGAAGTGACAAACGCAGCAGGTCTCTTAAAAGCCGAAATGAGACTTTTAAACTCACTTATAATGAAAGTTGCAGATATGACAAAAGTTGGTGCAGGTTCAGCCCTTGCAGTAGACAGGGAATTATTTGCAAAAAAGATTACAGAAATAATAAAAAGTCACCCGAACATTAAAGTTCATGTTCAAGAAGTTACCGAGGTACCCTGCCCGCCTTCGATAATTGCTACAGGACCTTTAACATCTGATAAATTCTCTAACGCTTTAGGTAGGCTGCTGAAAAAAGAGCATTTTTATTTTTACGATGCAGCAGCGCCTATTGTTACCGGTGAATCTCTCAACTGGGAAAAAGCCTTTTGGGGTTCGCGCTATGGCAAAGGTGAATCCGATTACGTAAATTTGCCTTTTACCCGGGAAGAATATGATATTTTCTATAATGAGCTTATTTGCGCTCAAACTCATCCTGTAAAAGAATTTGAAAAAGCAATTTTTTTTGAAGGCTGTATGCCTATAGAGGTAATGGCAAAACGTGGTTACAAAACACTTCTTTTCGGACCGTTAAAACCTGTAGGTATTACCGATCCAAAAACAGGGAGACAACCATATGCAGTGGTACAACTTAGGAAAGAGAATAAGGAAGGTACTTTATTTAATATGGTCGGCTTTCAAACCAGCCTTAAGTGGAACGAACAAAAACGGGTTTTCAGGCTTATTCCCGGTATGGAAAATGCGGAATTTGTGCGTTATGGTTTTATGCACAGGAATACATTTATAGCAAGCCCTATTTATTTAAATCCCACATTAGAATTTAAAGGAGAAAAGGGACTGTTTTTCGCCGGCCAAATAACTGGCGTGGAAGGTTATATTGAATCAGCGGCCTCTGGTATAATTGCAGGAATAAACATGAAAAGGTATCTGGAAGAAAAAGAACTTATAAGTTTGCCTGTTGAAACAGTAATAGGTGCTTTGCTGCGCTATATAACTTCATCTAGTGCAGAAAACTTCCAACCTATGAAGGCGAATTTTGGAATTTTACCGCCCTTAGAAGATTTTCGATCAAAAGATAACAAACTAAAGAAGCAACTCCTTAGTGAAAGAGCACTAAAATCACTTGAACAATTTATAGAGTCTAAGGAAGTTTTTGCAAAAAAAAATAACAAAATAATATATAAATAA